From the Desulfopila inferna genome, the window AAACGAAAAATATTATCAGATGATACGCCCTTGGGTTTCTCATTCATATCATCTTGACTTCGACGAGGGGAAACAAACTACGACCGTTAAACCTGGATATTTTTGGTAAAAACATGGCATTTGAAAATATTAAACTATCACAGAAAGAACGTGATGGTCTGATGAAACTAAAACGAACAACCGGTATCAAAAACTGGAACACCTTATGCCGGTGGGCTTTTTGCGTATCTTTAGCAGAGCCTTCAAAACCAAGAAAAGTTAAAATCACCTCCGACAGTTCTGTGGAGATGAAATGGAAAGTTTTTGGGGGCAAGCACCATGATATCTACCTTGCCTTGCTAACCGATCGTTGTAAAAAGGATGGTGAAAGTTTGGATGATGAAAATCTATACCAACAATTCAGGTTTCATTTGAACAGAGGTATCAACATGCTAACTTTGGATAAAGAGCTCAAAGGGGCTGATGGTTTATTAAAAATGGCCCTAGGTGTGATATGAGTCTTTCTATTTTTTTGGCTGAGGAAAGCACAAGATAGAAGTATTTCAGTTAATAGGCATGAAATATCAATACACGCTTAATATTCAAACGCACGCTAATTCAATAGATGAGCTATTACTGGCGCTTATCGAGATTAGAAAGCAAATCTCTGCAGGACATACAATAACAAGCAACAAGAGTTCTAATGGCAGATATGATGTGGTCCAGTAAAAACAGACATTTTCTTAAGCTGCTTTTTTCATAACTGCCATCTTCTCGAAATCCATTGGGCTGAGATAGCCCAGATATGAATGGCGACGCTTACTATTGTAAAACATTTCAATATAATCGATTATATCCCCTCGGGCCACTTCACCTATTCTCGTATGAGAAAAATAGTATAGACCCAACCTTAGCTAAAAAAATAGAGGATTGGATGCAACCAGCCGTAGATTGTTGCCCAAAACTATAAACACTTTCAGATAAAAATCATATAATCAGACATTTAATCTCTCTCCTTGACTCTAACATTACTATTCTTTCAGGTTATGAAAAGCTCCAACCATGGCTATCGAGATATCTCGAAAAAAAACCGCAATTAAACGTCATCGTTATTCAAGGCTCATTGTGCAATTGATGATGGATTAATTAAAAAAGAGAAAAATTTTTTTGATTATGGTTGCGGTTATGGCGAGGACGTAAAAATTCTCAGAAAAGCAGGGTTTCAATCATCAGGTTGGGACCCTGCATTCAAAGCCTCTTGCACTAGCTGAGACACATATAGATATTCAGAGTAATTAGGTCTATCTATTTCATAGACACCATCACTGAGACCTTTAACCCAATCAAATAATATTCTTACGTGCCCAGTAAGTTGCTTTCTAAATGGCTTTGGTAAATCTTCGCAAATATTCTGTAACCATGCCTTTGATTCACCAAAATACTTACCAGCACCTACAAATATCCTAAATTCAGACACAAATGGGTGCTTAAAAAAAGCTTCTTTGAGTAGTCGGCGCTGAAGATACAGCGGTTTACTGAGATCTGTCCCAAAAATCTGAGCATCGTGGTTAAACTTTTCCTTTAGCTCGGCCACTGGGATGGCTCCATGGTTCTGTATTTGATTAATACATGAAATAAACAGCTCTGGTGTATCAATTACTGGTAAAGATGTGATAGTCAAACCACTCGACCCTTTCTCATACTCACACTTTTCAAAACCGTTTAGCAATCTTGATTGTTTTGCAATGTGAAACTTATATTTATCAAAGATATCTTGGGTGATTAGTTTAGATGATTGAAGAAGCTTATCCACCCATTTTCTGGTTTTTTGGGGAACGGGCTTCACGACAACAGCAAATTCTTTGTTAGCAGGACTAATTATCCCAAGCCCTTTTTTCGTAATATTAGCTGAAGAAAAAAGGACTATATTATCATCTGAAACAACACATTTTGCATGAAGCTCATTATTAATATAGAGCTGCCCTCTATTCTTAGAAATAAAATCGAATACATCAATATCTGACACACCTGCCAGCACATCATCCTCTCTCCATGAGGTTATGACAGTAACTGATGGCCCGCTTATGTCATCAAGTAAGTACCGTAATGCCTTAAGCTTAATAAATGGCGCAACAATGATGACCTTGCGACATGAACAATCGACAAGAGATTTGAATAACTTGTATAGCTCGTCATAATGGGTTGATACTTCCACGTCAATGTGCTGCATATCATTGCCAGTAATCGGTGAAATAGTCATATACATCATCCATAAATGTTGAATGACTGCTAATATTATCTATGACGTCAACAAGTAGCATCTTTTGAGTTCCACCAATTGACGGCCCGCGTAGTCCACGACCTACCATTTGACTATAAAGGACAGGGCTCTTGGTAGGGCGAGCAATAAACACGCAATCAATATTGGGCGCATCAAAACCTGCCTGCAGTACCTCATAGTTAAAGAGAAACCTAATCTCTCCTCTCTTAAATTTCGCAATAATCGCATTCCTCATCTCACCAGGTGTCGCTCCATCAAGATGAGCACAAGGATATCCTTTATAGATTAGCATTGTACAGAGCAGTCGTGACTGTCTGACACTACCTGCAAACACCAAGACTTGTCTCTCAGTTTCACCAAGTGCCCAAAGTTTCTGAACAATTATGGTATTACGTTCATAATTCTCTGCAACTCTCCTCAAAAATGACTTAGGATACTCTAGATCATCTTCAAGCTGCTCCCACTCTTCGCTGGTTAGATTGAATGAAATGTTAGGGTTAATAACTTCCCTCTCAACACGGGACAAAATTCCGCGCCCTTGCAAATATTCAATCACACCTTCTTCACCACTATTAATTCCCACAATTTGATCATTAAAAAACTCGACTAGATCACTAATTTCGTTATCCTTTTTACTGCCACGGCCTGGTGTTGCAGACAAACCAACAATACGGCCACTATTTGATTTCGCCCAATGAACGACATCTTTATATGTTGGGGCAAGGACCATGTGCGCTTCATCAACAATTACCAGATCAAAATTGGGTGATTCAGCTCCCGACTTTTTGATGTTATGGAATTTCTTAAAACCAGCTATGGTGATTGAAGGCGACTCTGGATTCAATTCTGGGTTATGACCTCCCCAGCAGCGATATAGGGGCACATCCTGCATGCCAATATGCTCCCAGACCTCAATAAAGCTGTCAGCAGCCTGTGTACACAGCTCTTCAACATGGGCAAGCCAAAGCACTCTCGCATTTTGTGATTGGTACTGACCTGAAAGAAAGTAGGAAACAACTTCCATTGCTGTTCTCGTTTTACCAGCACCTGTTGGTAGTTGGATCATTACCCTTGCTGATGGAGCATCTAAAAGGTTTGCCACCTTGAAAAACACACCAGACTGGTAATCTTTTAATGTTTTGAATTTACGCCCCAAAAGTCGAACCAACTCATTACTTTCTTGAGCCAATTGCTCCTCGGGCATATACTCTTTGGGGTAACCGAAAAAATCCAAGAAAATTTCAGTTTCAGAGTTTCTACCCCATTCTACCTTCGTATTTACTCGCTCAAGAACCTCCTTAAAAGTTCCTGTGTTATCTAAAGATAAAGTTGATGCGAGATTTCGCAGTTCACCATCCGGTACATGTTCAAGCAGCTGTTTTCTGAGCCTGCTATTGCTAAACACCTTAGATCCTTGATATGCATCATATATTTTCGATAAAAAGGCTTTATCTGTACGTGGATCAAAGCGCAAATCAGGGTCAAGCTTGTATAAAACTGAGGAGAACATAGCAAGGTCCTCTTCAGAAACAATAGACTGCAATTCACGAAGTGGCAGATTCCTTGCTATCATATACCATTTTCCTTTATGTAAGCTTTTACATACTGACGCAGGTATTGTCCCCAGTTGTTTCTCAAGAACTCTAGTGTATCCCCAATCCTCTGCTCTTCATCTAGATCTCCAAAATAATTTTCTGCTTGAGCATAGGCCATCATTAACAAATCTATTGCGACTTTGAGGTCTTTAGCTCTTTTTACGATTGACCCTGAATCTGTGTCAGGAGAACTTTCAGAGAGCTCTTTTATTGCATCATATATGAAAATAAAAATATCGTGAGAACGGTTGTATTCTATCACTGTCCGTCCACCAGCCGGATGGATGTCGACAAACGTACTTCCCTTCCAACTCGAGTCATCTTTATCAATTATTGTGCAGGGCTGCTTCTCGATTTTTGCTAGCCACTCATCAAGCGCTGATTCATCAACTATCTTCTTTAAGACATCCTTTATTTCTTTCTTCTCCTCTTTTGGCGTTTTTTTCTCTTTTTTTTGTGATGATGGAGTCTTCGCGTTTTTTACAGCCTCCTCAGCATCCTTGTGTTCGTTTGATGTGCTTGGGCTACCTGCTTGTTCTTCTGTTTTGGTTTGGTCCCAACGATTTTTAACACGCTTTCTACATTCTGAAATTGTTGGTCCCATTCTTTCCTGTATTTTCTCTCGCAGCTGAGGAAAAAATCTTGCTCCTCGCTTAATATTTTTTACAGAAAAGTAGTTATCAAGAACAGGATCAAAACAAATTTCTGCACTCCACCACCTATCTAGGCCATCTGCATGGGTCCTTGGTTTAAATCTGGGCATGACATCGTAGAAAACTTCCCTGCCAGCACGTAAGACTGAAAAACCTTCATTCTCAGTTAAGTTTTCTTTTGCCCAAGGATCTCTACCGGACTCACCACCTCCTTTCATTCGCCACTCTTTAGGTGTTAGTGTCATGGTGATCGTAATTTCAGATGTTTCCCCCTTTCCCCCAGCATCTTCTGGTACATCCATTTCTATTGTTATCGGCTCAAATATTTCAGCAACTTTCTTTTCCGGGAAATCAGCATGAGCTACAGCAAACAGAGGGTCAAATGGAACAATATCCTTACCATTAAGCTTGATCGTAACTGGGGTATTGTTCGCTACAATTTTTCCTTTTTCAACTTTATGGGTACCAATAAATTTTCTGTATGTTCTAGCTACCCATCTATATATTTCTTCTGAAGTTCCGTTCAGCCTATCACACTTTGACCAGGCAACAATAGTTCCACTTCCACTATTTACTACTCCATCATATTCAGCGGGTAAGTCAACTTCCTGTGGTTCAGGGATGTCACTATTGTTTTTATCAAGATCCACATAAGTATAGCACCAGGGACTATCACCATTTGCTCTCGAATAAACCTCAATTTTTTTGCATTGATTGATCACTGCCAGCGTCATCCCTACGCCAAATCTTCCTATTCCTGATCGATCATTATATCTTGAGGAAAAGCCTAGTTGCATACAGTGATGCAGGGTTTCAGTATCCATCCCCTCTCCATCATCACAGAAAGCAATTTCTAGTATTTCCTTTTTGCCTTTTTTCCTTCGGCCACGAGCTGGCAACTCTCTTTCCTTTGTAACAATGCTGACATTTCTTGCTTTGGCTTGGATTGAATTATCCAGAACCTCTCCGACCGCCGATACAGTATCAAAGTCAGAGTTACGTAATGATTCAATAGCCTGACCTGTTTCAACCAAACTAACTTTTCTTTCTGCCATTACAGTCTCCTAAATATCATCTTTGAAGCAATTTTGGAGTCTCAACCTAGCTCTGGTCTATTTTGACCTCTTTGAGAAGGTAAAGTCCTGGTGGCCTTCAACCTTCCCAGGCGAAAATTTTCTCTTGAGATCTCGCAATTCACGTTCAAGAGCACCAACAATCTCATTCACAAGCTCATCAGAGTATTCGTAATTGCTTTTGTTAGATAAGTTGCCGATAAGTCGCATGGTTTTTATTGCCTTATTGACCCTCTTCTCGGCTAATTCAATAAACTTGTCGCGTTTAGCACTTGTCATTACAACATCTCCATGTCGATATTTTGCAAAATATGTTGAGTACAATTTGCACCATTATATGAAATATGTCAACTACATTTTTCACATATAGTATACATTTTGCAAAATATTTGTATTTGGCATGTTCTCTAGACCACAATAGATGAAGGAGAACATTGAAATCATTCAACATTCTCCCGATCAACGATTGCTTATTCTTTCTTGAGCAATCTTCTCTTCTCAGATTCAGATTTAATCAATCTCATTTTCTTCAATTCATCAAATGCACAACCTGCTATCATAGTACCAACAATCATGGCATTACGGAGATCAAGATCACTCTCATCTTCGGTCAACAGTATTATTTCATCTTCAGGTTTATATTCACCTTCAACTCCAGCTTCCTCCTCAAATCCAGTGTCTTGATTGCAAAATGCTTCATCCATATCATCCCAATCGCACCAAAAATCATCACACATTATTACCCCTCATCTTTATCATTGAAGTTTTCAACCATCCCTGCGCATCAGAAATTCTGTTCACCTGCTTTGCTGGTCGAAGTTGCCAATTCTCTTCAAGCTCGCAGTCAATCTCTATACCCTGCAGATTTAAATCCCCTAGTTCAGACAAAGCAAAGTAACCCCATTCGGCATTTTCAAATTCACCATCAAGAATGACAAATCCAAAGCAAGTGTCTAAACCATCAAACTCAGCCACGAACCAGTCACAGTTTCCAATGAAGAAGTGCAGGTAGATGAGTTTTTCCTGTAAGGGTACATTCTCAGTTTTATAGAGCCCCGGTATTTGCTCAAGCCGTTCTTTGGTAGGTTTATTCCACATAATGTCCTCCTAAAAATAGAAAAGCCCCTGTAGCTGAAGAACTACAGAGGCTTATTGTGTTGATGTGTTGAGCTAATTATCTGCTTAATAAAGATCGATTTTGGTAGAAATCTCCCAGAGGTGAAGTCTTGGCGGAATCAAGAGAGTCGATATAGCGATCAATTACTTGATTTAAGAGCATGTTTTTCTTTGGCAGGGCAATCAGATTGCTTCCCTTTAAAATGTCCGTCACGGTCTCGTGAAAGCCCCACAGTGAATCGTCATAGACATTGGCATACAAATCATTGAACCGACAGAATTTACTTGGAGGTATCACCCTGTTGGTCATAATCTCGACCAATAGAATTTTCATATCTACTGTGGGCAAGGAAAAATTGCGCAGTCCTTCGTGCCACTTTTGGAACTTCTGCAAACGAGGAATCATCTGTCGCATGGCTCTAAATGCCATAAACGCAAGCTCATCTATGTCCAGAGAGCTGGTATGCCTTCTGACAGCCAGAAACTCACCGGAGAAACAAAGATTTTGACAGACAAAGACCCTGGTTCCACTCGTCAGAGATAATGAGAAGGATTTGTCCATTGAGTTACGGAGACCAATAGACCAGCATAATTCGGAACTGCCGTGGTTAAGGTCAAAGACACCGAACATTTTTTCCTGATTTTTCCCTGCCAATACAAATTCCTGCTTGATGATATTCATACCAACTGCGGTGACGGCTTCTTTGACGACCGTTATAAAGTCTCGATGATGAACTGGATGAAAGGTCTTGGTGAATGGTACAGCTGGTACATTGAACACCTCTGCCTCAGATACGTAGTTGCTTCCGAGCAATGTTGAATTCGACATAATTTTCTCCTTGTGGTGTTAGAATGAAACGAAAAAACCGTTGCAACCCGCAAAGGGCTACAACGGCTTGAATGATTTTATAAATGGTGGATTTATTACCAGTCTTTACAGGCGTCCTTGA encodes:
- a CDS encoding DUF2958 domain-containing protein, whose product is MWNKPTKERLEQIPGLYKTENVPLQEKLIYLHFFIGNCDWFVAEFDGLDTCFGFVILDGEFENAEWGYFALSELGDLNLQGIEIDCELEENWQLRPAKQVNRISDAQGWLKTSMIKMRGNNV
- a CDS encoding phospholipase D family protein; amino-acid sequence: MTISPITGNDMQHIDVEVSTHYDELYKLFKSLVDCSCRKVIIVAPFIKLKALRYLLDDISGPSVTVITSWREDDVLAGVSDIDVFDFISKNRGQLYINNELHAKCVVSDDNIVLFSSANITKKGLGIISPANKEFAVVVKPVPQKTRKWVDKLLQSSKLITQDIFDKYKFHIAKQSRLLNGFEKCEYEKGSSGLTITSLPVIDTPELFISCINQIQNHGAIPVAELKEKFNHDAQIFGTDLSKPLYLQRRLLKEAFFKHPFVSEFRIFVGAGKYFGESKAWLQNICEDLPKPFRKQLTGHVRILFDWVKGLSDGVYEIDRPNYSEYLYVSQLVQEALNAGSQPDD
- a CDS encoding ATP-binding protein, with the protein product MAERKVSLVETGQAIESLRNSDFDTVSAVGEVLDNSIQAKARNVSIVTKERELPARGRRKKGKKEILEIAFCDDGEGMDTETLHHCMQLGFSSRYNDRSGIGRFGVGMTLAVINQCKKIEVYSRANGDSPWCYTYVDLDKNNSDIPEPQEVDLPAEYDGVVNSGSGTIVAWSKCDRLNGTSEEIYRWVARTYRKFIGTHKVEKGKIVANNTPVTIKLNGKDIVPFDPLFAVAHADFPEKKVAEIFEPITIEMDVPEDAGGKGETSEITITMTLTPKEWRMKGGGESGRDPWAKENLTENEGFSVLRAGREVFYDVMPRFKPRTHADGLDRWWSAEICFDPVLDNYFSVKNIKRGARFFPQLREKIQERMGPTISECRKRVKNRWDQTKTEEQAGSPSTSNEHKDAEEAVKNAKTPSSQKKEKKTPKEEKKEIKDVLKKIVDESALDEWLAKIEKQPCTIIDKDDSSWKGSTFVDIHPAGGRTVIEYNRSHDIFIFIYDAIKELSESSPDTDSGSIVKRAKDLKVAIDLLMMAYAQAENYFGDLDEEQRIGDTLEFLRNNWGQYLRQYVKAYIKENGI
- the dndE gene encoding DNA sulfur modification protein DndE, which codes for MAFENIKLSQKERDGLMKLKRTTGIKNWNTLCRWAFCVSLAEPSKPRKVKITSDSSVEMKWKVFGGKHHDIYLALLTDRCKKDGESLDDENLYQQFRFHLNRGINMLTLDKELKGADGLLKMALGVI
- a CDS encoding DEAD/DEAH box helicase, which translates into the protein MIARNLPLRELQSIVSEEDLAMFSSVLYKLDPDLRFDPRTDKAFLSKIYDAYQGSKVFSNSRLRKQLLEHVPDGELRNLASTLSLDNTGTFKEVLERVNTKVEWGRNSETEIFLDFFGYPKEYMPEEQLAQESNELVRLLGRKFKTLKDYQSGVFFKVANLLDAPSARVMIQLPTGAGKTRTAMEVVSYFLSGQYQSQNARVLWLAHVEELCTQAADSFIEVWEHIGMQDVPLYRCWGGHNPELNPESPSITIAGFKKFHNIKKSGAESPNFDLVIVDEAHMVLAPTYKDVVHWAKSNSGRIVGLSATPGRGSKKDNEISDLVEFFNDQIVGINSGEEGVIEYLQGRGILSRVEREVINPNISFNLTSEEWEQLEDDLEYPKSFLRRVAENYERNTIIVQKLWALGETERQVLVFAGSVRQSRLLCTMLIYKGYPCAHLDGATPGEMRNAIIAKFKRGEIRFLFNYEVLQAGFDAPNIDCVFIARPTKSPVLYSQMVGRGLRGPSIGGTQKMLLVDVIDNISSHSTFMDDVYDYFTDYWQ